One genomic window of Paenibacillus xylanilyticus includes the following:
- a CDS encoding PTS sugar transporter subunit IIA, translated as MIWKWKNNKSAKTSETISVASPLTGTCVSLEEVPDEAFAQGLMGPGVAVIPQEGRLVAPIDGTVVHLIKSHHAVMIEHASGLQLLLHIGMNTVSLQGQGFTPLVQTGDQVTIGQTLIEFDLNAIASAGYPVITPVIVANAAEQQWESHPECGRVEAGMGTIMKVSLSK; from the coding sequence ATGATCTGGAAATGGAAAAACAACAAATCTGCCAAAACATCTGAAACAATATCCGTCGCCTCCCCGCTCACCGGAACCTGTGTCAGTTTGGAAGAAGTGCCTGACGAAGCGTTCGCGCAAGGACTTATGGGACCGGGAGTTGCAGTGATTCCCCAGGAGGGCAGGCTGGTCGCCCCTATCGACGGCACTGTGGTGCACCTGATCAAATCGCACCATGCCGTAATGATTGAGCACGCTTCCGGGCTGCAGCTGCTGCTGCATATCGGTATGAATACTGTCAGCCTGCAAGGACAGGGCTTCACCCCCCTAGTTCAGACTGGGGATCAGGTCACTATCGGTCAGACCCTGATTGAATTTGACCTGAATGCGATCGCTTCAGCCGGTTATCCGGTCATCACCCCTGTCATCGTTGCGAATGCGGCTGAACAGCAATGGGAGTCGCACCCGGAGTGTGGCCGCGTAGAAGCAGGCATGGGAACTATCATGAAAGTCAGCTTGTCCAAATAA
- a CDS encoding phosphodiester glycosidase family protein, with protein MMRMYDKPNPNDPHRKAIPNKRRKWLIATLVVILGIGGIVYSLADRYLIRHVEVVVADDNASATSSSANDASNAAAEVNATSDDWNYSSDDMQVSIEKVQTGSGADQITYYVADVQMTDASSLKSALADNSFGTNITENTSEIAAANNAIFAINGDYYGFRSDGVIIRNGTVYRDDPVRDAMALFADGTMKTYNETEVSSSELLAEGATNTLSFGPILIQDGEIVSDFSSVKIDNNFGNRSIQDANPRTAIGMIAPNHYVFVVVDGRQDDSRGMTLAELADVMKGLGATEAYNLDGGGSSTMYFMGRVVNNPLGRNQERGVSDILYLKEGQ; from the coding sequence ATGATGAGAATGTATGATAAACCCAATCCGAATGATCCACATAGAAAAGCAATCCCGAATAAAAGGCGTAAATGGCTGATTGCCACGCTTGTCGTTATCCTTGGAATCGGCGGAATTGTCTACAGTCTGGCTGACCGTTACCTGATTCGGCATGTGGAAGTCGTCGTGGCGGATGACAACGCTTCGGCCACTAGCAGCAGTGCAAATGATGCGTCAAACGCAGCCGCAGAGGTCAATGCTACCTCAGACGACTGGAACTATTCCAGTGACGATATGCAGGTGAGCATCGAGAAGGTGCAGACCGGCTCCGGTGCAGATCAGATTACGTATTACGTTGCAGATGTGCAGATGACGGACGCAAGCAGTCTGAAATCGGCTTTGGCGGATAATAGCTTCGGCACCAACATTACGGAGAACACCTCAGAGATTGCAGCAGCGAACAACGCGATTTTCGCCATTAATGGTGATTACTACGGTTTTCGTAGTGATGGCGTAATTATTCGGAACGGTACGGTATACCGGGATGATCCGGTTCGTGATGCGATGGCGCTGTTTGCTGACGGGACGATGAAGACGTATAACGAAACGGAAGTTTCCTCTTCGGAGCTGCTGGCCGAAGGTGCAACCAATACGCTGTCATTTGGACCCATCTTGATTCAGGACGGGGAGATCGTAAGTGATTTTAGCAGTGTAAAAATCGATAACAACTTCGGTAATCGTTCCATTCAGGATGCGAATCCGAGAACGGCCATTGGCATGATTGCTCCGAATCATTATGTATTTGTTGTCGTGGATGGACGGCAGGATGACAGCCGGGGAATGACGCTGGCAGAGCTCGCGGATGTAATGAAGGGCCTAGGCGCAACAGAGGCCTATAACCTGGACGGCGGTGGTTCATCCACGATGTATTTCATGGGCAGAGTCGTGAATAATCCTCTGGGCAGAAATCAGGAACGCGGCGTAAGTGACATCCTTTACCTCAAGGAGGGACAATGA
- a CDS encoding PRD domain-containing protein codes for MSKEMMLQVERVVGSNIVLARSHQNTKEYVLIGKGLGFAFKVESTVQADDPRIEKRFRLEDREEWGQAQELMKDLDPNVIDISDRIIRLIADQFPGKLNDKIYLALPSHIQFTLYRIRNGMEILNPFLTETKLSFPKEFEIASEAAAMIGEAFGVEVPEDEAGFLTYHVYSSVNHVPVGQLVKVSNVISKLQSIIEEEGGVRFDQGSLSQARLMIHLRFSMERLYQQPMTAPTFAQYVKNEYPSEYQLARKLSAVMAEDLGTEVPEEETAFLAMHLYRLFQTHAKTNNRKDNTQ; via the coding sequence GTGAGTAAAGAAATGATGCTGCAGGTAGAGCGGGTCGTCGGCAGCAATATTGTTCTGGCCCGGTCGCACCAGAATACCAAGGAGTACGTGCTGATCGGCAAAGGGTTGGGATTTGCATTCAAGGTGGAAAGCACCGTCCAGGCCGATGATCCGCGAATTGAGAAAAGGTTCCGGCTGGAAGACCGGGAGGAGTGGGGGCAGGCGCAGGAGCTGATGAAGGACTTAGACCCAAATGTCATCGACATCTCTGACCGAATTATTCGTCTCATCGCTGATCAGTTTCCCGGCAAGCTGAATGACAAGATCTACCTCGCTCTTCCGAGTCATATTCAATTCACCTTATATCGTATCCGTAACGGGATGGAGATTCTGAATCCTTTCCTCACGGAGACAAAGCTCAGTTTTCCGAAGGAATTCGAAATCGCCTCGGAAGCGGCGGCCATGATCGGAGAGGCCTTTGGCGTAGAGGTACCGGAGGATGAGGCCGGGTTCCTGACATACCATGTGTACTCCTCCGTAAATCACGTCCCTGTCGGACAGCTGGTTAAGGTATCCAATGTGATCAGCAAGCTTCAATCCATTATTGAAGAGGAGGGTGGCGTTCGCTTTGACCAGGGAAGCCTTAGCCAGGCAAGACTCATGATACACCTGCGCTTCTCCATGGAACGCCTGTATCAGCAGCCGATGACGGCCCCCACTTTCGCACAATATGTGAAAAATGAATATCCGTCCGAATACCAGCTGGCCAGAAAACTGAGCGCTGTTATGGCCGAGGATTTGGGTACAGAGGTACCCGAGGAAGAAACAGCTTTTCTCGCCATGCATTTATATCGGCTTTTTCAAACCCATGCCAAAACCAACAACAGAAAGGACAACACACAATGA
- a CDS encoding AAA family ATPase — protein sequence MYLRSVELMMDKVENRKKYPFDIPAIESLKRLEFSNNITFFVGENGSGKSTLLEGIAHQCGFNAAGGGRNNVFEMHASESSLGDYLRLAWMPKITNGFFMRSESFYQFASHVDEMGSLEYYGGRSLHEQSHGESFLNLFVNRFRSKGIYLLDEPEAALSPARQLSLLRILHDLSGTSQFIIATHSPILLGYPDADILNFDDSCIQKMAYEDTEHYQITRSFLENRHRMLDELFKD from the coding sequence ATGTATCTTAGAAGTGTGGAGCTCATGATGGATAAGGTCGAGAATCGCAAGAAGTATCCGTTTGATATACCAGCCATAGAATCCTTGAAGCGGTTGGAATTCAGTAATAATATTACTTTTTTTGTCGGTGAAAATGGATCGGGCAAATCCACTCTGCTGGAGGGAATCGCTCATCAATGTGGATTCAATGCAGCTGGAGGCGGTAGGAATAACGTCTTTGAGATGCATGCTTCGGAATCTTCATTAGGGGATTATCTGCGACTCGCCTGGATGCCAAAGATTACGAATGGTTTTTTTATGCGATCTGAATCCTTCTATCAATTTGCCTCACATGTCGATGAGATGGGTTCTCTTGAATACTATGGCGGGCGTTCGCTGCATGAGCAATCTCATGGAGAGTCCTTTCTTAATCTGTTTGTGAACCGCTTCAGATCGAAAGGCATCTACCTGCTGGATGAGCCCGAAGCCGCACTGTCTCCTGCCAGACAGCTATCCTTGCTGCGCATTCTTCATGACCTTTCCGGGACATCCCAATTCATTATTGCAACCCATTCCCCCATTTTGCTGGGTTATCCCGATGCAGACATATTGAATTTTGATGATAGCTGTATTCAGAAAATGGCTTATGAAGATACGGAGCATTATCAGATCACGCGAAGCTTTTTGGAGAATCGCCATCGCATGCTGGACGAGCTGTTCAAGGACTGA
- a CDS encoding PTS transporter subunit EIIC, with amino-acid sequence MLKALQKLGRSLMLPVATLPAAGILQGLGLLNYEKDIPLGPVIGGFLNQYVVPFLNEGAGAIFGNLALIFAIGVAIGLAGDAVAALSALIAYMVLTRILGVVPGVFGYIPDDVKLDMGVLGGIFAGLLAAYMYKKYHNIKLPDWLGFFSGKRFVPMVTAGSMLVLAILFGMIWSPIQDAIGAFGAWIVDFGGVGSMIFMIANRLLIPLGLHHVLNSIAWFQIGDYTNAAGEVVHGDLTRFFNGDPTAGMFMSGFFPIMMFALPAAALALIHTARPEKRKMVASIFIGAAVASFLTGITEPLEFSFMFAAPLLYVVHAILTGAAALIMYLLDVKLGFAFSAGLIDYLVNMKLSTNPLLLIPVGLAFAVVYYFLFRFMILKFNLKTPGREDDANDADAPTHASAVAAASADTKAGKVLAEIGGADNIESIDACITRLRLVVRDDKAVNDQALKQLGASGVMRLGGGAVQVIFGTQSEILKDEIKRLM; translated from the coding sequence ATGCTCAAAGCACTGCAAAAGCTGGGAAGATCCCTGATGCTTCCTGTAGCAACCCTGCCTGCGGCAGGAATTCTTCAAGGCCTCGGTCTTCTTAATTATGAAAAGGACATTCCGCTCGGTCCCGTGATCGGGGGATTTCTTAATCAGTATGTAGTTCCATTCCTGAATGAGGGAGCGGGGGCGATCTTCGGCAACCTTGCGCTCATCTTCGCCATTGGGGTGGCAATCGGACTGGCGGGGGATGCGGTCGCCGCGCTTTCTGCCCTGATCGCTTATATGGTGCTGACGCGGATTCTGGGAGTCGTTCCAGGTGTATTCGGCTATATTCCTGACGATGTTAAGCTGGATATGGGCGTATTAGGCGGGATATTTGCCGGACTGCTTGCAGCCTATATGTATAAAAAATACCATAATATCAAGCTTCCTGACTGGCTCGGCTTCTTCTCCGGCAAACGCTTTGTGCCGATGGTCACCGCAGGCTCCATGCTGGTTTTGGCCATCCTGTTCGGCATGATCTGGAGCCCGATTCAGGATGCCATCGGCGCTTTCGGCGCCTGGATTGTAGACTTTGGCGGCGTTGGCTCCATGATATTCATGATCGCCAACCGCCTGCTTATCCCGCTTGGTCTGCATCATGTCCTCAACTCCATTGCCTGGTTCCAGATCGGAGATTATACCAATGCAGCCGGGGAAGTCGTGCACGGCGACCTGACCCGCTTCTTCAACGGAGACCCTACGGCAGGCATGTTCATGTCTGGCTTCTTCCCGATTATGATGTTCGCTCTTCCGGCGGCGGCGCTTGCCTTGATCCATACAGCCCGGCCTGAAAAGCGCAAAATGGTCGCTTCGATCTTTATCGGCGCAGCGGTGGCTTCGTTCTTAACGGGTATTACGGAGCCGCTCGAGTTCTCCTTCATGTTTGCGGCGCCTCTGCTGTACGTGGTACATGCTATTCTTACCGGTGCAGCGGCCCTGATCATGTACCTGCTGGATGTTAAGCTTGGCTTCGCCTTCTCGGCAGGTCTGATCGATTACCTCGTAAACATGAAGCTGTCGACCAATCCGCTGCTCTTGATCCCGGTCGGTCTCGCATTTGCGGTCGTCTATTATTTCCTTTTCCGGTTCATGATTCTCAAGTTTAACCTGAAAACGCCGGGACGCGAGGATGACGCGAATGATGCCGATGCCCCCACCCATGCTTCCGCCGTGGCAGCGGCGTCTGCCGACACCAAGGCTGGCAAAGTGCTCGCGGAGATCGGTGGCGCAGACAATATCGAGAGCATCGACGCCTGCATCACTCGCCTCCGGCTAGTTGTTAGGGACGACAAAGCGGTCAACGACCAGGCGCTCAAACAGCTTGGCGCTTCCGGCGTCATGAGGCTCGGTGGCGGAGCTGTGCAGGTCATCTTCGGCACCCAGTCTGAAATCCTGAAGGATGAGATTAAGAGGCTGATGTAA
- a CDS encoding bifunctional glycosyltransferase family 2/GtrA family protein, which produces MTILIPSYEPDVRLLNLILQLQTFQLGPIVIVDDGSGQEFRGIFETAEAYGCTVLTHPVNLGKGRALKTGFQYIKEFGPQGGVVCADSDGQHLPHDIRRIFDVLLEQTAPGIVLGSRRFSGTIPARSRFGNTVTRAVFSFTTGTKVYDTQTGLRGFPYSMLDWLCEIPGDRFEYEMNMLLTARKEGYEITEEFIDTVYLDHNKSSHFRPLVDSFRIYMPILMFSTSSVLSALIDFGLLFVIQYFTHNLFLSVVAARLCSSIFNYTINRKYVFSAGKTSKVRQSLPKYFSLVILVLLLNYGLLYFYNEKLIIPLIAAKVLTEVSIFLFSYWAQRKFVY; this is translated from the coding sequence ATGACTATATTAATTCCATCCTACGAACCGGACGTGCGTTTATTAAATCTAATTTTGCAATTGCAGACGTTCCAATTGGGGCCGATTGTGATTGTGGATGATGGCAGCGGGCAGGAATTCCGAGGGATTTTTGAGACGGCTGAAGCGTATGGATGCACCGTGCTGACTCATCCGGTGAATCTCGGCAAGGGACGAGCACTCAAGACAGGATTCCAGTACATCAAGGAATTCGGACCACAAGGTGGGGTCGTCTGTGCAGACAGTGACGGTCAGCATCTGCCGCATGATATCCGGCGTATCTTCGATGTACTGCTGGAGCAAACCGCACCAGGTATTGTACTCGGAAGCCGCCGCTTCAGCGGCACGATTCCTGCACGCAGTCGTTTCGGTAATACCGTCACACGAGCGGTCTTCTCTTTCACAACGGGGACCAAAGTATACGACACACAGACCGGTCTGCGTGGTTTTCCCTATTCGATGCTGGACTGGTTATGTGAGATCCCGGGTGATCGTTTTGAGTACGAGATGAACATGTTATTAACTGCACGCAAAGAGGGCTACGAAATCACCGAGGAGTTTATTGACACGGTATATCTGGATCATAACAAATCCTCTCATTTTCGCCCGCTGGTAGACTCGTTCCGCATTTATATGCCGATTCTCATGTTCAGTACGTCATCGGTACTGTCCGCGCTGATCGATTTTGGACTACTGTTTGTCATCCAGTACTTCACGCATAATCTATTTCTGTCGGTCGTTGCAGCGAGATTATGCAGCTCCATCTTCAACTATACGATCAATCGGAAATATGTATTTTCAGCCGGGAAAACGTCCAAGGTACGTCAGTCATTACCGAAATACTTTTCACTGGTCATTCTGGTACTGCTATTAAATTACGGACTGCTATATTTCTATAACGAAAAACTGATTATCCCGCTGATCGCGGCCAAGGTATTGACGGAGGTGTCCATCTTTTTGTTCAGTTATTGGGCACAGCGCAAATTTGTCTATTAA
- a CDS encoding radical SAM protein, whose protein sequence is MTAKNRYKSLELETPGVYELEGLEVGVTSNCNFKCDYCCAYNRDDGQCIDAQEVIRIIGELPRLKRVRLSGGEVTLKYQDCLDIVKYCAAHGIDTQLNTNASLLTEERIHALRDAGLSNIHISFNYTDANAYSAYYRVHPRMYERLERNIRLCTEAGLETVLETLLFEGTQANMLAISQKVYDLGVRIHEIQNSIMMPHSDWSSIVSRESLVRSVKELIEHKQEDTTLYFTCMDRFADLLGLHEQPGVYFSNCVDGTKQLHLHGNGDILICELCHPVVIGNIYHGTSLKEIYAKQPPALADFLKKRPCPAYDALFAGE, encoded by the coding sequence AAGTCGGGGTGACTTCCAATTGCAATTTCAAGTGTGACTATTGCTGTGCCTATAATCGGGACGATGGACAATGTATTGATGCACAGGAAGTGATTCGGATCATCGGAGAGCTTCCGAGGTTGAAACGTGTGCGTTTATCCGGGGGAGAAGTGACCCTCAAGTATCAGGATTGTCTGGATATTGTAAAGTATTGTGCAGCTCATGGAATCGATACGCAATTGAATACAAACGCCAGTTTACTGACGGAAGAGCGAATTCATGCGCTGCGTGATGCAGGGTTGTCCAATATTCATATTTCGTTCAACTATACCGATGCGAATGCCTATTCCGCCTATTATCGTGTTCATCCCCGCATGTATGAGAGGCTGGAGCGGAATATCCGGTTGTGTACAGAAGCTGGACTGGAGACGGTGCTGGAAACCCTGCTGTTTGAGGGAACACAAGCGAATATGCTGGCCATTAGCCAAAAGGTCTATGATCTGGGTGTGCGGATTCACGAGATTCAGAACAGTATCATGATGCCGCACAGCGATTGGAGCAGCATTGTTTCCAGGGAATCACTTGTTCGATCTGTAAAAGAGTTGATTGAACACAAGCAGGAAGACACCACCTTATACTTCACCTGCATGGATCGTTTTGCTGATTTGTTGGGGCTACACGAGCAGCCAGGCGTGTATTTCTCTAATTGTGTGGACGGAACGAAGCAGCTGCATTTGCATGGCAATGGAGACATTCTCATCTGTGAGCTGTGTCATCCGGTCGTCATCGGCAACATCTACCATGGCACATCCTTAAAAGAAATTTACGCCAAGCAGCCGCCCGCATTAGCGGATTTTCTGAAGAAGCGGCCATGTCCTGCGTATGATGCACTATTTGCAGGTGAGTAA
- a CDS encoding metallophosphoesterase family protein, whose product MHKSVAIISDVHSNYLALEAVLQDIAARNINLIVNLGDSLFGPVDPLATARLLMDQENIVHVMGNCDEVLLQQESSSETFQFVKPLLDQRIENWIRSFHRTWAYEELLFCHGTPWEHDQYLLEEVTEEGVRYKDTVQLANELLNVPQRYIFCGHSHVFQLKYLPKKKVIVNVGSVGLPAYHDDSPYPHVMESNSPHAEYAIAYRNAQGNWNMEHVMVEYDWERASFMAQTNGREDYAVAIRTGRMA is encoded by the coding sequence ATGCATAAGTCTGTTGCCATTATTTCAGATGTTCATAGTAATTACTTGGCATTAGAGGCCGTGTTACAAGATATTGCTGCCCGTAACATAAACCTTATCGTCAATTTGGGGGATAGCCTGTTTGGCCCGGTTGATCCGCTTGCGACAGCGCGATTATTAATGGACCAGGAGAATATCGTACATGTGATGGGGAATTGTGACGAGGTGCTTTTGCAACAAGAAAGCTCATCGGAAACCTTTCAATTTGTAAAGCCCCTTCTTGATCAGAGAATTGAAAATTGGATCAGATCATTCCATCGTACGTGGGCGTACGAAGAGTTATTATTTTGCCACGGTACACCGTGGGAGCATGATCAGTATTTGCTGGAAGAAGTAACGGAGGAAGGGGTTCGGTATAAAGATACGGTTCAATTGGCTAACGAACTTCTGAATGTACCGCAGCGTTATATTTTTTGCGGACACAGTCATGTGTTTCAATTGAAATATTTGCCGAAAAAAAAGGTGATCGTGAACGTAGGCAGTGTCGGTTTGCCTGCTTATCATGATGATTCGCCCTATCCGCATGTCATGGAATCCAACTCGCCTCACGCGGAATATGCGATTGCTTATCGTAATGCGCAGGGGAACTGGAACATGGAACATGTAATGGTTGAATATGATTGGGAGAGAGCCAGTTTCATGGCTCAAACAAATGGCCGAGAAGATTATGCTGTTGCAATCAGGACAGGGAGAATGGCGTGA